Proteins co-encoded in one Dendropsophus ebraccatus isolate aDenEbr1 chromosome 9, aDenEbr1.pat, whole genome shotgun sequence genomic window:
- the LOC138801663 gene encoding uncharacterized protein: MDPNQLRESIQSFSLHRGLSQGYKRVLLQLFGYTGHGKSSFINSCRYVLDGDRGFIEHAEAGEKKDGAVTLTRRAYPLTDVITIVDNRGYATMDNFERVEVYTQLGNFLPLDESVEWQDSFKALVDRVEDMDIDTNATDLLVPVFVYSVKNCVTPDLKESLPEFFKNCTELTGLSPIVVLTHRYGGNYFQTEEQFKLLGAENVVIVENYTRQDHIKTRQRTLDILDFMITAIHNVTFRLEHDLNPRRERVKHKKFLLRYAHLSVLEAEKEKAEKERRKAEEEEEKERRKAEEEEEKERRKAEEEERLRNRGLIARMWSYWRPT; the protein is encoded by the exons ATGGATCCCAACCAGCTGAGAGAATCCATCCAGAGTTTCAGCCTCCACAGAGGTCTCAGCCAGGGGTATAAGAGGGTCCTCCTCCAGCTCTTCGGTTACACCGGTCACGGTAAATCCTCCTTCATCAACTCCTGTAGGTATGTCCTGGATGGAGACCGAGGATTTATAGAGCACGCAGAGGCCGGAGAGAAAAAAGATGGTGCTGTGACTCTGACACGCAGGGCCTATCCCCTGACCGATGTCATCACCATTGTGGACAACCGAGGATATGCCACCATGGACAACTTTGAGAGGGTTGAAGTCTATACCCAGCTGG GTAACTTTCTCCCCCTTGATGAGTCCGTGGAGTGGCAGGACAGCTTCAAAGCTTTGGTGGATAGAGTGGAGGACATGGACATTGACACAAACGCCACCGATTTACTTGTTCCCGTCTTTGTTTACAG TGTGAAGAACTGTGTGACCCCGGACCTAAAGGAAAGCCTGCCCGAGTTCTTTAAAAACTGCACCGAGTTAACAG GGTTGTCCCCGATCGTCGTCCTCACACATCGATATGGAGGAAATTACTTCCAGACTGAAGAACAATTTAAGCTCCTGGGAGCGGAGAATGTAGTTATAGTGGAGAACTACACGCGGCAGGACCACATAAAGACCCGGCAGAGGACCCTGGACATCCTGGACTTTATGATAACCGCAATTCACAACGTGACCTTCCGCCTGGAACACGACCTGAACCCTAGAAGAGAGAGAGTGAAGCACAAGAAGTTTCTGCTCCGATACGCCCATCTGTCTGTGCTGGAGGCCGAAAAAGAGAAGGCGGAAAAAGAGAGAAGaaaggcggaggaggaggaggaaaaggagagaagaaaggcggaggaggaggaggaaaaggagagaagaaaggcagaggaggaggagcgatTACGTAACAGGGGGCTCATAGCCAGGATGTGGTCGTACTGGCGTCCTACATAA
- the LOC138801664 gene encoding uncharacterized protein isoform X2 yields the protein MDALAVQIGRVRLGPLPLPYIFVFALIPLWTFFSSHENSLLFSMFVIITVMVKGSLLSCWILSRSPSWILQAMLVFSVMIAQIILLQMSLHASLFFLIVLVPPSTLAGICVIKFHLWERGDEKQEDPVWGRPIIGIFSRNSQEEYAWLTSALKKVGRVVPFAITNTNSQQFRQQVSQCTFAILYHSKTRGRVNITNVTDSLYDDELDVMSRLLGRSNVIVVADDMEDSSPRKEKDILTNQPSIAKLSRGLYLFTTREKRDDQLRKDKVQAIYSIISKGSVCGIVSDLVLVFLAVAPWFFIIYNINIHMIFLITTNLNGSFLVYYTICSPNHGARMVGLAAVLMVLVVELYSALYWVAAHVDTVLLIAQSLGTAVFSLKMAIF from the exons ATGGACGCCCTGGCGGTGCAGATCGGGAGAG TGAGGCTGGGCCCGCTCCCTCTACCGTAT ATCTTCGTCTTTGCGCTAATTCCCTTGTGGACGTTCTTCTCCAGCCATGAGAACTCTTTGTTGTTTTCT ATGTTTGTCATCATCACGGTCATGGTGAAGGGTTCGCTGCTCTCCTGCTGGATCCTGAGCAGATCG CCATCTTGGATCTTGCAGGCGATGTTGGTCTTCAGTGTGATGATCGCCCAGATAATTCTCCTTCAGATGAGTCTTCATGCCTCTCTATTCTTCTTG ATCGTCCTGGTGCCTCCATCCACCTTGGCCGGCATCTGTGTTATAAAGTTCCATCTATGGGAGCGGGGAGATGAGAAGCAAGAG GATCCGGTCTGGGGCAGACCGATTATTGGGATATTCTCCCGTAATTCACAGGAGGAGTATGCATGGCTCACCTCCGCCCTGAAGAAAGTGGGGAGAGTAGTTCCTTTCGCCATCACAAACACTAACTCTCAGCAGTTCAGGCAGCAGGTCTCTCAGTGCACGTTCGCCATATTGTATCACTCAAAGACACGAGGACGGGTCAACATCACCAATGTGACGGACTCGCTGTACGATGATGAGCTGGATGTCATGTCGCGTCTGCTTG GTAGGAGTAACGTGATTGTTGTGGCTGACGACATGGAGGACAGCAGCCCCAGGAAAGAGAAGGACATCCTGACCAACCAGCCGTCCATCGCTAAGCTGAGCCGCGGCCTCTATCTATTCACCACCAGGGAGAAAAGAGACGATCAACTGAGGAAAGATAAAGTGCAGGCAATATATAGTATAATCTCCAAAG GGTCGGTCTGTGGCATTGTATCTGATCTG GTCCTGGTCTTCTTGGCTGTAGCTCCCTGGTTCTTCATCATCTATAACATCAACATCCAT ATGATTTTCCTGATCACAACAAACCTGAACGGATCCTTTCTTGTGTACTACACTATCTGTTCTCCGAATCAT GGTGCCCGTATGGTGGGACTGGCTGCTGTCCTGATGGTGCTGGTGGTGGAGCTGTACTCTGCCCTCTACTGGGTGGCGGCACATGTGGACACG GTCCTGCTCATCGCACAGTCACTTGGGACCGCAGTGTTTAGCCTTAAGATGGCCATATTTTGA
- the LOC138801664 gene encoding uncharacterized protein isoform X1: MDALAVQIGRVRLGPLPLPYIFVFALIPLWTFFSSHENSLLFSMFVIITVMVKGSLLSCWILSRSPSWILQAMLVFSVMIAQIILLQMSLHASLFFLIVLVPPSTLAGICVIKFHLWERGDEKQEDPVWGRPIIGIFSRNSQEEYAWLTSALKKVGRVVPFAITNTNSQQFRQQVSQCTFAILYHSKTRGRVNITNVTDSLYDDELDVMSRLLGRSNVIVVADDMEDSSPRKEKDILTNQPSIAKLSRGLYLFTTREKRDDQLRKDKVQAIYSIISKGSVCGIVSDLVLVFLAVAPWFFIIYNINIHMIFLITTNLNGSFLVYYTICSPNHRDSVLPSTYPIHKQRNPRGKKKGARMVGLAAVLMVLVVELYSALYWVAAHVDTVLLIAQSLGTAVFSLKMAIF, translated from the exons ATGGACGCCCTGGCGGTGCAGATCGGGAGAG TGAGGCTGGGCCCGCTCCCTCTACCGTAT ATCTTCGTCTTTGCGCTAATTCCCTTGTGGACGTTCTTCTCCAGCCATGAGAACTCTTTGTTGTTTTCT ATGTTTGTCATCATCACGGTCATGGTGAAGGGTTCGCTGCTCTCCTGCTGGATCCTGAGCAGATCG CCATCTTGGATCTTGCAGGCGATGTTGGTCTTCAGTGTGATGATCGCCCAGATAATTCTCCTTCAGATGAGTCTTCATGCCTCTCTATTCTTCTTG ATCGTCCTGGTGCCTCCATCCACCTTGGCCGGCATCTGTGTTATAAAGTTCCATCTATGGGAGCGGGGAGATGAGAAGCAAGAG GATCCGGTCTGGGGCAGACCGATTATTGGGATATTCTCCCGTAATTCACAGGAGGAGTATGCATGGCTCACCTCCGCCCTGAAGAAAGTGGGGAGAGTAGTTCCTTTCGCCATCACAAACACTAACTCTCAGCAGTTCAGGCAGCAGGTCTCTCAGTGCACGTTCGCCATATTGTATCACTCAAAGACACGAGGACGGGTCAACATCACCAATGTGACGGACTCGCTGTACGATGATGAGCTGGATGTCATGTCGCGTCTGCTTG GTAGGAGTAACGTGATTGTTGTGGCTGACGACATGGAGGACAGCAGCCCCAGGAAAGAGAAGGACATCCTGACCAACCAGCCGTCCATCGCTAAGCTGAGCCGCGGCCTCTATCTATTCACCACCAGGGAGAAAAGAGACGATCAACTGAGGAAAGATAAAGTGCAGGCAATATATAGTATAATCTCCAAAG GGTCGGTCTGTGGCATTGTATCTGATCTG GTCCTGGTCTTCTTGGCTGTAGCTCCCTGGTTCTTCATCATCTATAACATCAACATCCAT ATGATTTTCCTGATCACAACAAACCTGAACGGATCCTTTCTTGTGTACTACACTATCTGTTCTCCGAATCAT CGTGACTCTGTGCTTCCATCTACGTATCCCATCCACAAGCAGCGAAACCCACGGGGGAAGAAGAag GGTGCCCGTATGGTGGGACTGGCTGCTGTCCTGATGGTGCTGGTGGTGGAGCTGTACTCTGCCCTCTACTGGGTGGCGGCACATGTGGACACG GTCCTGCTCATCGCACAGTCACTTGGGACCGCAGTGTTTAGCCTTAAGATGGCCATATTTTGA